A region from the Microcebus murinus isolate Inina chromosome 3, M.murinus_Inina_mat1.0, whole genome shotgun sequence genome encodes:
- the EVA1A gene encoding protein eva-1 homolog A, translating into MALLSNILAAYSFVAENPERAALYFVSGVCVGLALTLAALVMRISCHTDCRRRPGRKFLQDPESSSDSSDSEDGSSDTASDLSVRRHRRFERTLNKNVFTSAEELERAQRLEERERIIREIWMNGQPEVPGTRSLNRYY; encoded by the exons ATGGCTTTGCTCAGCAACATCCTAGCGGCCTATTCCTTTGTCGCCG AAAACCCTGAGCGGGCAGCTCTGTACTTCGTGTCCGGCGTGTGCGTCGGGCTGGCGCTGACCCTGGCCGCCCTGGTGATGAGGATCTCCTGCCACACCGACTGCCGGCGGCGTCCGGGGAGGAAGTTCCTGCAGGACCCAGAGAGCAGCAGCGACAGCAGCGACAGCGAGGACGGCAGCTCGGACACGGCGTCGGACCTCTCCGTGCGGAGACACCGCCGCTTCGAGAGGACTTTGAACAAGAACGTGTTCACCTCGGCGGAGGAGCTGGAGCGCGCCCAGAGGCTGGAGGAGCGCGAGCGCATCATCAGGGAGATCTGGATGAACGGGCAGCCCGAGGTGCCGGGCACCAGGAGCCTGAACCGCTACTACTAG